The Mauremys reevesii isolate NIE-2019 linkage group 1, ASM1616193v1, whole genome shotgun sequence genome has a segment encoding these proteins:
- the IFT27 gene encoding intraflagellar transport protein 27 homolog, which yields MVKLAAKCILTGDSAVGKSALAQMFCNDGAHFQKNYTLTTGVELLVKTVSVPETSDSVELFLFDSAGKELFSEMMEKLWEQPNALCIVYDVTNEQSFNNCAKWLEKLRAQTLGMHLPGVLVGNKTDLIGRRVVEQKRAKEWAEIHGLQYCETSVKEMENVEDPFHILANSFHRLYREKVETFHSLV from the exons ATGGTGAAACTAGCTGCAAAGTGCATCCTGACAG GTGACTCAGCAGTAGGGAAGAGTGCCCTGGCCCAGATGTTCTGCAATGATGGAGCTCATTTCCAGAAAAACTACACACTG ACAACGGGCGTGGAACTGTTGGTGAAGACTGTATCTGTTCCAGAGACAAGTGATAGTGTG GAACTCTTCCTTTTTGACTCAGCAGGCAAAGAACTATTTTCTGAGATGATGGAGAAACTG TGGGAGCAGCCCAATGCCCTGTGTATTGTGTATGATGTCACCAATGAACAGTCTTTCAACAACTGTGCCAAGTGGCTGGAGAAGCTGAGGGCACAAACACTTGGAATGCACCTTCCAG GTGTTTTAGTGGGGAATAAAACAGACCTGATTGGTCGACGAGTTGTGGAGCAGAAACGGGCAAAGGAGTGGGCTGAGATCCATGGCCTGCAATACTGTGAGACATCAGTG AAGGAGATGGAGAACGTTGAAGACCCTTTCCACATACTGGCAAACTCATTCCATCGACTGTACAGAGAGAAGGTGGAAACCTTTCATTCACTAGTGTGA